In one window of Saccharomyces paradoxus chromosome VII, complete sequence DNA:
- a CDS encoding uncharacterized protein (similar to YGR017W) — MSHQMAPWVPMFIQSCKNNTEPFVSFQFATVDKLTNKPRCRTVVFRDFLFHDKRTNVLTFNTDMRSSKITESFITPNSNKSGSSKRCETPFFEACVYFPETWEQYRFSGQCFTISRQFKEIPADIVTKYDIFSPRFSETNDDSTDEEMDTSINDDNDKNNDADNNDINEDNKLIEIIDSDEHHEVEDDYYPQPQEWEAELLRQWSSLSRHTKSLYRKPAPGQKLTSETSKQLDKLHRGVDGAKEDAGLENFGIVCLCVESVDFLNLKEGRGGERWIFQKTDGKDEDLWEEQEVCP; from the coding sequence CTATGTTTATTCAATCGTGCAAAAATAACACAGAACCTTTTGTATCATTTCAATTTGCTACTGTTGACAAACTAACGAACAAACCACGTTGCAGAACGGTAGTGTTTAgagattttttatttcatgACAAAAGAACTAATGTGTTGACTTTTAACACTGATATGAGGAGCTCAAAGATAACTGAATCATTCATAACgccaaattcaaataaatctGGCAGCAGTAAAAGATGTGAGACTCCATTTTTCGAAGCATGTGTATATTTCCCCGAAACTTGGGAACAGTATCGGTTCAGTGGCCAGTGCTTTACAATATCTAGACAATTTAAGGAAATACCGGCTGATATTGTAACCAAGTATGATATATTTTCACCGCGGTTTTCAGAGACAAACGATGACAGTACTGACGAAGAAATGGATACTTCAATTAACGACGACaacgataaaaataatgacgCCGACAATAATGACATTAACGAAGATAACAAACTTATAGAAATCATAGACAGCGATGAACACCATGAGGTGGAAGATGATTACTACCCGCAACCACAAGAATGGGAGGCAGAATTACTAAGACAATGGTCCTCTTTATCAAGGCATACCAAATCATTGTATAGAAAGCCAGCACCAGGCCAAAAACTTACCTCTGAAACTAGCAAACAATTGGACAAACTCCATAGGGGTGTTGATGGTGCTAAAGAGGATGCCGGCctagaaaattttggtaTTGTCTGTCTATGTGTTGAGTCCgttgattttttgaacttgaAAGAGGGAAGAGGTGGTGAAAGATGGATTTTCCAGAAAACTGACGGCAAAGACGAAGATCTGTGGGAGGAACAAGAAGTTTGTCCGTAA
- the DPC29 gene encoding post-initiation translation factor DPC29 (similar to YGR021W), with product MLVRNGYLGKFLKNSRSFSVLNSSVRSGHNKWSTIKHGKAKNDAERNKINNKFANQIAMSVKLGNGITDPTMNIRLATSIELANKNNVSKKVIENAIRKASGSSGSGKDSNTSELCVYEGMAPGGVAIVVEALTDNKNRTIGLIRSAFNKANGSMTPTLFFFDKKGYVTVIPPKELDSEDKVLESVLEIQGIEDITTLQEDAEDLECDTETETTGPTYEAVTEPANTNKVAALLKERGFHIRDLGIGYNAKPDMAVSVQGDEAFEKLQKLTTALEDIDEVTSLYTNASDA from the coding sequence ATGTTGGTAAGAAATGGGTATCTCGGTAAGTTTCTGAAGAACTCTCGATCATTCAGTGTGCTGAATTCTTCGGTACGCTCAGGTCACAACAAATGGTCAACCATTAAGCACGGTAAAGCCAAGAACGATGCTGAACGAAACAAGATTAACAACAAGTTTGCAAATCAGATAGCAATGTCGGTCAAGCTGGGCAACGGTATTACCGACCCAACCATGAATATTAGATTAGCCACAAGTATTGAGCTagcaaataaaaacaaCGTCAGTAAGAAAGTTATTGAGAACGCCATTCGGAAAGCTTCTGGAAGCAGCGGATCGGGTAAGGACTCGAACACGTCCGAGCTATGTGTATACGAGGGAATGGCGCCTGGTGGGGTGGCTATTGTGGTGGAGGCGCTTACGGACAATAAGAACAGGACTATAGGTCTGATAAGAAGTGCATTTAATAAAGCCAACGGGTCAATGACTCCAACgttgtttttcttcgacAAAAAAGGGTATGTTACAGTGATACCTCCGAAGGAGTTAGACTCTGAGGACAAGGTGCTGGAAAGCGTACTGGAGATTCAGGGCATTGAAGACATTACGACCCTGCAGGAAGACGCAGAAGACTTAGAGTGTGATACTGAAACTGAAACTACAGGCCCCACTTATGAGGCGGTGACAGAACCAGCAAATACCAACAAGGTGGCCGCCCTATTGAAGGAGCGTGGTTTCCACATCAGGGACTTAGGCATCGGCTACAACGCCAAGCCGGACATGGCAGTTTCCGTGCAAGGCGATGAAGCGTTCGAGAAATTACAGAAGCTGACCACCGCGCTCGAGGACATTGACGAGGTAACGTCGTTGTACACAAACGCCAGCGACGCCTAA
- the UGA1 gene encoding 4-aminobutyrate transaminase (Gamma-aminobutyrate (GABA) transaminase~similar to YGR019W) encodes MSICEQYYPEEPAKPIIKTKSIPGPESQKQLKELGGVFDTRPAYFLADYEKSLGNYITDVDGNTYLDLYAQIASIALGYNNPALIKAAQSPEMIRALVDRPALGNFPSKDLDKMLKQILKSAPKGQDHVWSGLSGADANELAFKAAFIYYRAQQRGYDADFSEKENISVMDNDAPGAPHLAVLSFKRAFHGRLFASGSTTCSKPIHKLDFPAFHWPHAEYPSYKYPLDENSDENRKEDDRCLAIVEELIKTWSIPVAALIIEPIQSEGGDNHASKYFLQKLRDITLKHNVVYIIDEVQTGVGATGKLWCHEYADIQPPVDLVTFSKKFQSAGYFFHDPKFIPNKPYRQFNTWCGEPARMIIAGAIGQEISDKKLTEQCSRVGDYLYKKLEDLQKKYPENFQNLRGKGRGTFIAWDLPTGEKRDLLLKKLKLNGCNVGGCAVHAVRLRPSLTFEEKHADIFVEALAKAVNEL; translated from the coding sequence ATGTCTATTTGTGAACAATACTATCCAGAAGAGCCAGCCAAACCAATTATCAAGACCAAGTCCATTCCTGGTCCTGAGTCTCAGAAGCAATTGAAAGAACTCGGCGGAGTTTTTGACACAAGACCAGCATATTTCTTGGCTGATTATGAGAAATCCTTAGGTAACTATATCACTGATGTGGATGGGAACACATATTTGGATTTGTATGCTCAAATCGCCTCAATCGCACTTGGTTACAACAACCCCGCTTTGATCAAGGCGGCACAATCACCAGAAATGATTCGCGCTCTAGTCGACCGTCCTGCTTTAGGTAATTTCCCATCAAAGGATTTAGACAAAATGTTGAAGCAAATATTGAAATCTGCACCAAAGGGTCAAGACCATGTCTGGTCGGGGCTTTCTGGTGCGGACGCCAATGAGTTAGCATTCAAGGCTGCCTTTATTTATTACCGTGCCCAACAAAGAGGCTATGATGCtgatttttctgaaaaagaaaacatatCTGTCATGGACAATGACGCTCCTGGTGCCCCCCACCTCGCTGTATTATCGTTCAAGAGAGCGTTCCACGGTAGATTGTTTGCCTCCGGCTCCACAACTTGTTCTAAACCAATTCACAAGTTGGATTTCCCAGCCTTCCACTGGCCTCACGCTGAATATCCATCTTACAAATATCCACTAGATGAAAACTCTGATGAGAACCGTAAAGAAGATGACCGTTGCTTGGCCATTGTTGAGGAATTAATCAAAACCTGGTCTATTCCAGTTGCTGCCTTAATCATTGAACCCATTCAGTCCGAAGGTGGTGATAACCACGCTTCTAAGTATTTCTTGCAAAAGCTAAGAGACATTACCTTGAAGCATAACGTTGTCTACATCATAGATGAAGTGCAAACAGGTGTCGGAGCCACCGGTAAACTATGGTGCCATGAGTACGCCGACATTCAACCACCTGTAGATTTAGTGACATTTTCCAAGAAATTCCAGAGTGCAGGATATTTCTTCCACGATCCTAAATTTATTCCAAACAAACCATACAGACAATTCAACACATGGTGTGGTGAACCTGCCAGAATGATCATTGCAGGTGCCATTGGACAGGAAATCTCTGACAAGAAGTTGACTGAACAGTGTTCAAGAGTAGGTGATTATTTATACAAGAAATTGGAGGATTtgcaaaagaaataccctgaaaactttcaaaacttgAGAGGTAAAGGAAGAGGCACATTCATTGCCTGGGATTTGCCCACtggtgaaaaaagagacttgctattgaagaaattgaagttGAATGGTTGCAATGTGGGTGGATGTGCAGTCCATGCAGTGAGATTAAGACCTTCATTAACATTTGAGGAGAAGCATGCTGATATCTTCGTTGAAGCATTGGCCAAGGCAGTTAATGAATTATGA
- the VMA7 gene encoding H(+)-transporting V1 sector ATPase subunit F (Subunit F of the V1 peripheral membrane domain of V-ATPase~similar to YGR020C) translates to MAEKRTLIAVIADEDTTTGLLLAGIGQISPETQEKNFFVYQEGKSTKEEITDKFNHFTEERDDIAILLINQHIAENIRARVDSFTNAFPAILEIPSKDHPYDPEKDSVLKRVRKLFGE, encoded by the coding sequence ATGGCTGAGAAACGTACTCTTATAGCTGTGATAGCTGACGAAGATACTACGACCGGTTTATTGTTAGCCGGCATTGGACAAATCTCTCCTGAAactcaagaaaagaacttcTTTGTTTACCAAGAAGGTAAAAGTACCAAGGAGGAAATCACTGATAAGTTTAATCACTTCACTGAAGAGAGGGACGATATTGCCATCCTTCTAATCAACCAGCATATCGCGGAAAACATAAGAGCAAGAGTGGACTCCTTCACCAATGCATTCCCTGCTATTTTAGAGATTCCATCCAAGGACCATCCTTATGATCCTGAAAAGGATTCTGTATTGAAAAGAGTCAGAAAGTTGTTCGGTGAGTAA